Proteins encoded together in one Laspinema palackyanum D2c window:
- a CDS encoding EutN/CcmL family microcompartment protein, producing MQLAQVRGSVVSTQKDPNLQGVKLLLLQLIDEEGQLIPKYEVAADNVGAGVGEWVLVTIGSAARQVIRSGERPVDAAVIAIVDTVNVENRILYSKKETDRFR from the coding sequence ATGCAACTTGCCCAAGTTCGCGGTAGCGTCGTCAGTACGCAAAAGGATCCAAATCTGCAAGGGGTTAAATTACTCCTGTTGCAATTAATCGATGAGGAAGGACAACTCATCCCCAAATACGAAGTCGCTGCGGATAATGTAGGGGCTGGTGTAGGGGAATGGGTGCTTGTCACCATTGGCAGTGCAGCAAGGCAGGTCATCCGTAGTGGCGAGCGTCCCGTGGACGCGGCAGTCATTGCGATTGTAGACACGGTGAATGTTGAAAATCGCATTCTTTACAGCAAGAAAGAAACCGATCGCTTTCGTTAG
- a CDS encoding carbon dioxide-concentrating mechanism protein CcmK produces the protein MSIAVGMVETLGFPAVVEAADAMVKAARVTLVGYEKIGSGRVTVIVRGDVSEVQASVGAAVENVRRVNGGQVLSTHIIARPHENLEYVLPIRYTEAVEQFRESTTGIRLSR, from the coding sequence ATGTCTATTGCAGTTGGAATGGTAGAAACCCTAGGGTTTCCCGCAGTCGTAGAAGCCGCAGACGCAATGGTGAAAGCCGCTCGCGTTACCTTAGTCGGATATGAGAAAATCGGAAGCGGTCGCGTCACCGTCATCGTGCGCGGAGATGTCTCGGAAGTGCAAGCCTCCGTCGGTGCAGCCGTGGAAAATGTCAGACGAGTCAATGGTGGACAAGTCTTGTCTACCCACATCATTGCCCGTCCTCATGAGAACCTAGAATATGTTCTACCGATTCGCTACACCGAAGCCGTGGAGCAATTCCGGGAAAGCACCACAGGCATTCGTTTAAGCCGATAA
- a CDS encoding NADH-quinone oxidoreductase subunit M translates to MLSALIWVPTIGAAVIGFFPNPMNPKRSRQIALAITAAAFIWSLILVSQFDPTGVGLQFEENLPWLEYLGLSYRLGLDGLSLPLILLNGLLTLIALYSTTEAITRPRLYYALILLLNAGVAGAFLAQDLLLFFLFYEVELIPLYLLIAIWGGARRGYAATKFLLYTAISGILILASFLGLVWLTHADSFAYQAFAGGSLPLKSQQLLLAPLLIGFAIKTPIVPFHTWLPDAHVEASTPISVMLAGVLLKLGTYGLLRFGVGLFPDAWAYWSPWLATVAVVSVLYGAFSAISQTDMKKMVAFSSVAHMGYILLACAANTPVSNVGAVFQMVSHGLISALLFLLVGVVYKKAGTRDLRVLHGLLNPERGLPMIGSLMVLAVMASAGIPGMAGFIAEFIIFRGSLPVFPVQTLLSMIGTGLTAVYFLLLINRAFFGRLSEQVVNLPPVQWSDRIPAIVLAVFVVILGLLPSGLVTYSENDATALSRRQPALSAAVHPEAIAVSNQSDVPTLFSVTP, encoded by the coding sequence ATGCTGAGTGCTTTAATCTGGGTGCCGACGATTGGTGCCGCTGTTATTGGATTTTTCCCCAACCCGATGAACCCAAAGCGATCGCGTCAGATTGCCTTGGCGATCACCGCTGCCGCATTCATCTGGTCTCTGATTCTCGTCAGTCAATTTGACCCCACGGGAGTCGGATTACAATTCGAGGAAAATCTTCCTTGGCTAGAATATCTCGGGTTGAGCTACCGACTGGGATTAGATGGCTTATCCTTACCCTTAATCCTCTTAAATGGATTGCTCACCTTGATCGCCCTTTACAGTACCACCGAGGCGATTACCCGTCCGCGATTGTACTACGCCTTAATCTTGTTGCTGAATGCCGGTGTTGCCGGGGCATTCCTCGCCCAAGACTTACTGCTGTTTTTCCTGTTCTATGAAGTCGAACTGATTCCTCTGTATCTCTTAATTGCCATTTGGGGAGGAGCAAGGCGGGGATATGCCGCCACCAAGTTTTTACTCTATACCGCTATTTCGGGGATTTTAATTCTGGCCTCATTTTTAGGCTTGGTTTGGCTTACCCATGCCGATAGCTTTGCCTATCAAGCCTTTGCCGGTGGGTCCCTGCCATTAAAATCACAACAGCTTTTATTAGCCCCTTTATTAATCGGATTTGCCATCAAAACCCCGATTGTCCCCTTCCACACCTGGTTACCCGATGCTCATGTGGAAGCTTCAACGCCGATTTCGGTGATGTTAGCCGGGGTGTTGTTGAAGTTAGGAACTTATGGGTTGTTGCGCTTTGGAGTCGGTTTATTTCCCGATGCTTGGGCTTATTGGTCCCCTTGGTTAGCCACGGTGGCGGTGGTGAGCGTTCTGTATGGAGCCTTTAGCGCCATTTCCCAAACGGACATGAAAAAAATGGTCGCCTTTAGTTCTGTGGCCCACATGGGGTATATTCTCCTAGCTTGTGCGGCGAATACGCCGGTGAGTAACGTCGGCGCAGTGTTTCAAATGGTCAGCCACGGCTTGATTTCGGCGTTACTGTTCCTGTTGGTTGGGGTGGTTTACAAGAAAGCGGGGACTCGGGACTTGCGCGTGTTGCATGGGTTGTTGAATCCCGAACGCGGGTTACCGATGATTGGGTCCTTGATGGTGCTGGCGGTGATGGCGAGTGCGGGGATCCCGGGGATGGCGGGATTTATTGCGGAGTTTATTATCTTTCGTGGGAGTTTGCCGGTGTTTCCGGTGCAAACTCTTTTGAGTATGATTGGGACTGGGTTAACGGCGGTTTATTTCTTGTTGCTGATTAACCGGGCCTTTTTTGGGCGCTTGTCGGAGCAGGTGGTGAATTTGCCTCCGGTGCAGTGGTCCGATCGCATTCCAGCGATCGTGTTAGCGGTGTTTGTGGTGATTTTGGGCTTGCTTCCCAGTGGTTTGGTTACCTATAGTGAAAACGACGCTACAGCCTTGAGTCGGCGACAGCCTGCCTTGAGTGCCGCAGTTCATCCGGAGGCGATCGCTGTTTCCAATCAATCCGATGTCCCCACCCTGTTCTCCGTAACTCCCTGA
- a CDS encoding ribulose bisphosphate carboxylase small subunit has product MVVRSKAAPPTPWSRNMAEPQIHKTAYVHSFSNMIGDVRVGAHVLVAPGTSIRADEGTPFSIGEYSNIQDGVVIHGLDAGRVVGDDNNPYSVWIGKNCSIAHMALIHGPAYVGDSCFIGFRSTVFNARVGKGCIVMMHALIQDVEIPPGKYIPSGAIITNQQQADRLPNVTETDTKFATHVLGINEALRSGYHCVEDKACVLEIRNEAPGPVSSNGNATKQETMTITQEAISQVRDLLAGGYRIGTEHVDERRFRTGSWQSCAPIESKNLSDVISSLEQCLAEHRGEYVRLIGIDAKAKRRVLETIVQRPNGQVSSSNGNGNSSYRPSHSPSSYSAPAGNGGGLPTELAEQVHHILTQGLRLGTEHVDERRFRTGSWKSCAPIESKNESQVLAELVNCLKEHQGEYVRLIGIDPKAKRRVVETIIQRPNETLATNGNGRPSSPGQNYSSSYNSAPSGGSGNLDQGVADMVRQILSQGFRLGAEHVNKRRFNNGSWESCGAIDTQNPSQALAAVEGFMRQYPGEYVRLIGIDPKAKRRVVETIVQRP; this is encoded by the coding sequence ATGGTAGTCCGCAGCAAGGCGGCTCCGCCAACCCCTTGGTCAAGAAATATGGCCGAGCCTCAGATCCACAAAACCGCCTACGTTCATTCCTTCTCTAACATGATTGGGGATGTGCGGGTTGGTGCTCATGTCTTGGTTGCCCCAGGTACCTCAATCCGGGCTGATGAAGGCACCCCCTTTTCCATCGGAGAGTATAGCAACATCCAAGATGGCGTGGTGATTCACGGACTCGATGCAGGACGAGTCGTCGGAGATGACAACAATCCCTATTCCGTGTGGATCGGCAAAAATTGTTCGATCGCCCACATGGCCTTAATTCACGGTCCCGCCTATGTCGGGGATAGCTGTTTTATCGGCTTTCGTTCCACCGTCTTTAATGCCAGAGTCGGCAAGGGCTGTATCGTGATGATGCACGCCCTGATTCAAGATGTGGAAATTCCCCCAGGCAAATACATTCCGTCTGGAGCGATCATCACCAACCAGCAACAGGCCGATCGCTTGCCGAATGTGACAGAGACGGATACCAAATTCGCCACCCATGTCCTCGGCATCAACGAAGCCTTACGCAGCGGGTATCACTGTGTGGAAGACAAAGCCTGCGTTCTGGAGATCCGCAATGAAGCCCCAGGCCCTGTAAGTTCTAATGGCAACGCTACTAAACAAGAGACTATGACCATCACTCAAGAAGCAATCTCCCAAGTCCGAGATCTCCTAGCCGGTGGATATCGGATCGGTACCGAACACGTGGATGAGCGCCGCTTCCGCACCGGATCCTGGCAAAGTTGTGCTCCGATTGAAAGCAAAAACCTCTCGGACGTCATCTCCTCCCTAGAACAGTGTTTAGCTGAACATCGTGGGGAATATGTCCGCTTAATTGGCATCGATGCCAAAGCCAAACGCCGGGTCCTGGAAACCATCGTCCAACGCCCAAACGGTCAAGTCTCCAGCAGCAACGGCAACGGCAACAGCTCCTATCGCCCCAGTCACAGCCCCAGCAGCTACAGTGCACCGGCTGGGAACGGCGGTGGACTGCCCACAGAATTAGCCGAGCAAGTCCATCACATCCTGACTCAAGGATTGCGTCTGGGCACTGAGCACGTCGATGAGCGACGCTTCCGGACCGGCTCCTGGAAAAGCTGTGCTCCGATTGAAAGCAAAAATGAATCCCAGGTGCTCGCGGAATTAGTCAATTGCTTGAAAGAACATCAAGGGGAATATGTACGCTTGATTGGGATTGACCCGAAAGCCAAACGCCGGGTGGTCGAAACCATCATCCAACGCCCCAACGAAACCCTCGCCACCAATGGCAACGGTCGCCCATCCTCCCCAGGGCAAAACTACAGCAGCAGCTATAATAGCGCCCCCTCTGGTGGCTCGGGTAACCTAGATCAGGGAGTCGCTGACATGGTGCGTCAAATCCTCAGCCAAGGATTTCGCCTAGGTGCCGAGCACGTCAATAAGCGGCGCTTTAACAACGGGTCCTGGGAAAGCTGTGGTGCCATTGATACTCAAAATCCATCCCAAGCCCTCGCGGCGGTGGAAGGATTTATGCGTCAATATCCCGGTGAATATGTTCGCCTCATTGGAATTGACCCGAAAGCCAAGCGGCGCGTGGTGGAAACGATCGTCCAACGACCCTAG
- a CDS encoding carbon dioxide-concentrating mechanism protein CcmK gives MPIAVGMIETRGFPAVVEAADAMVKAARVTLVGYEKIGSARVTVIVRGDVSEVQASVSAGVESVKRVNGGEVVSTHIIARPHENLEYVLPIRYTEAVEQFRTY, from the coding sequence ATGCCTATAGCAGTGGGAATGATTGAAACCCGGGGCTTCCCAGCCGTGGTAGAAGCGGCTGACGCGATGGTAAAAGCTGCCCGCGTAACCCTTGTGGGATATGAAAAAATCGGCAGCGCTCGCGTAACCGTAATCGTGCGCGGAGACGTATCGGAAGTGCAAGCCTCCGTCTCGGCTGGGGTCGAATCAGTCAAGCGTGTGAATGGTGGAGAAGTTGTCTCCACCCACATTATTGCGCGTCCTCATGAGAACCTAGAATATGTGCTGCCGATCCGGTACACCGAAGCCGTCGAGCAGTTCCGCACCTATTAA
- a CDS encoding NAD(P)H-quinone oxidoreductase subunit F, which translates to MNQLLVQTSWWVPLYSLLGAIITLPWSSAIVRRTGPRPGAYINLLATIVAFIHGGFLFRATWGHGPEFLVINWLNTGDLDLSFVLEISQMSTGAMESITGLSLVAQVYALGYMEKDWSLARFFGLMGFFEAAMSGLAISNSLFLSYALLEMLTLSTYLIVGFWYAQPLVVTAARDAFLTKRVGDILLLMGVVSVGTLAGSFNFADIEVWAETAELSPMVANFLGLTLIAGPIGKCAQFPLHLWLDEAMEGPNPASLLRNSLVVSCGAYILIKLSPVVSLSPLAETTLIVVGTMTAIGASLVAIAQIDIKRTLSHSTSAFLGLVFIAVGMQHVDVALLLLLTHAIAKALLFTSIGSIILTTSNQNITEMGGLWSKMPATTLAFVVGSAGTIALIPLGNFWAMERWVNGFWSVPWWLLLLLIVFNGLTALNLTRVFCLVFLGPTQPKTRRAPEVPWPMALPMVSLTIVTLLVPLMLQHWQLLLSWAGPWARTGPDPAVFDLPLVILSGIVGCIVGGVLYLNPNRTEPVQLPWKPLQDLLAYDFYIDKLYRVTVVLAVEQFSRFTAWIDRYFVDGLVNLVGLATVFSGQGLKYTVPGGSQLYVLTILIGVALLGLLMSSLL; encoded by the coding sequence ATAAATCAGTTGCTCGTCCAAACGAGTTGGTGGGTTCCTTTATATAGCTTACTCGGCGCAATTATCACCCTCCCCTGGTCGTCGGCGATCGTCCGACGCACGGGACCGAGACCCGGTGCTTACATCAACCTTCTCGCCACCATTGTGGCATTTATTCATGGGGGATTCTTATTTAGAGCCACCTGGGGTCACGGCCCAGAATTCCTCGTCATCAATTGGCTCAATACCGGAGATTTAGATCTTTCCTTTGTCCTAGAAATCTCCCAAATGAGCACCGGCGCAATGGAATCAATCACGGGATTGAGTCTGGTTGCCCAAGTCTACGCCCTAGGGTACATGGAAAAAGACTGGTCTTTAGCCCGGTTTTTTGGCCTGATGGGATTTTTTGAAGCCGCCATGAGTGGTCTAGCCATTAGTAACTCCTTATTTTTGAGTTACGCCTTACTGGAAATGCTGACCCTTTCCACCTACCTCATTGTCGGATTCTGGTACGCTCAACCCTTAGTTGTCACTGCGGCGCGAGATGCCTTCTTAACCAAACGGGTGGGAGATATTTTGTTACTAATGGGGGTGGTTAGTGTCGGCACTTTAGCCGGTAGCTTCAACTTTGCTGATATCGAAGTTTGGGCCGAAACTGCCGAACTTTCACCAATGGTGGCGAATTTCCTGGGATTAACCTTAATCGCCGGTCCGATTGGCAAATGTGCTCAATTTCCTTTGCACCTGTGGTTGGATGAGGCGATGGAAGGTCCAAATCCGGCCTCCTTACTCCGCAATTCCCTGGTGGTGAGTTGCGGCGCTTATATCCTGATTAAACTCTCCCCGGTGGTGTCCCTCTCTCCCCTGGCGGAAACGACGTTAATCGTGGTGGGGACGATGACGGCGATCGGCGCTTCTTTAGTGGCGATCGCCCAAATCGATATTAAACGCACCCTCTCCCACTCCACCAGCGCCTTCTTAGGATTAGTCTTTATCGCCGTGGGGATGCAGCACGTCGATGTGGCCCTGTTATTGCTCCTCACCCATGCGATCGCCAAAGCCCTCCTCTTTACCAGCATTGGTTCCATCATCCTCACCACCAGCAACCAAAACATCACCGAAATGGGTGGATTGTGGTCCAAAATGCCCGCTACCACCCTCGCCTTTGTCGTTGGGAGTGCCGGGACGATCGCCCTCATCCCCCTCGGAAACTTTTGGGCAATGGAACGCTGGGTCAACGGATTTTGGAGCGTTCCCTGGTGGCTGTTACTCCTGCTGATCGTCTTTAACGGCTTAACCGCCCTTAACTTAACCCGCGTCTTCTGTCTCGTCTTCCTCGGTCCCACCCAACCCAAAACCCGTCGGGCACCCGAAGTTCCTTGGCCGATGGCCCTCCCGATGGTCAGCTTAACCATCGTCACCCTGCTGGTTCCCCTGATGCTCCAACATTGGCAACTCTTGCTCAGTTGGGCAGGGCCTTGGGCCAGAACAGGTCCAGATCCGGCAGTCTTTGACTTGCCCTTGGTCATCCTCTCCGGTATTGTCGGCTGTATTGTCGGGGGAGTGCTTTATCTCAACCCCAACCGCACCGAACCTGTCCAACTCCCCTGGAAACCGTTACAAGACCTGTTGGCTTATGACTTTTACATCGATAAGCTGTACCGAGTCACCGTGGTGTTAGCAGTAGAACAGTTTTCCCGATTCACTGCTTGGATAGACCGCTACTTTGTCGATGGACTGGTCAATTTGGTGGGTTTAGCCACGGTATTCAGTGGTCAAGGCTTAAAATATACCGTTCCGGGGGGGTCTCAACTCTATGTTTTGACCATTCTCATTGGCGTTGCACTTTTAGGTCTGTTGATGAGTTCGTTGTTATAA
- a CDS encoding CO2 hydration protein — protein MTLSKIKDSTHPLIEYIERLESGGDLLPDSPENLVEVVGILKSYGVILDAYSRNLIYIANHQFLVFFPFFKYFNGEFSFSKLWKHWYHDRINFEYAEYCMKAMFWHGGGGLDEYVDSPEFRKLAEAAILAKLKFNPVILGVNKLFPEFLLEQVRQLAYYSALGQFWRVMSDMFISLSDGYDAGEITSISQVVNHILNGLVADASTPITYSVKIGDKVYDILPKEAGLTFLADTAVPYVEAVFFRGTPFPGTISYNAQAHQIPELQQQFSYGALYADPLPTGAAGIPPTLLMQDMRHYLPDYLHEVYRNSCRGEDDLRVQICQSFQKSMFCVTTAAIQGLAPHPLDTKEPEQQQANRAYLENWLDRFVTSRLSEVNKPTERSCQLFIAPVDK, from the coding sequence ATGACCTTATCAAAAATAAAAGATTCTACCCATCCTTTAATTGAATATATCGAACGCCTAGAATCTGGGGGGGACTTACTCCCAGATTCCCCTGAAAATTTGGTTGAAGTGGTGGGCATTCTCAAAAGTTACGGCGTTATTTTAGATGCTTATTCCCGCAATTTAATTTATATTGCCAACCATCAATTTTTGGTATTTTTTCCCTTTTTCAAATACTTTAATGGAGAATTTTCTTTTTCTAAATTATGGAAACATTGGTATCACGATCGCATTAATTTTGAATATGCCGAATATTGCATGAAAGCCATGTTTTGGCATGGGGGCGGTGGCTTAGATGAGTATGTCGATAGTCCGGAATTTCGGAAACTCGCTGAAGCAGCAATTCTGGCTAAATTAAAATTTAACCCCGTTATTTTGGGAGTGAACAAGCTCTTTCCTGAGTTTCTGTTGGAACAAGTGCGCCAGCTTGCGTATTACAGTGCCTTGGGACAATTTTGGCGGGTGATGAGCGATATGTTTATCTCTCTGAGCGATGGCTATGATGCTGGGGAAATCACTTCAATTTCTCAAGTGGTCAATCATATTCTGAATGGCTTAGTCGCCGATGCCAGTACCCCCATTACTTATTCGGTGAAAATTGGGGATAAAGTCTATGATATTCTGCCGAAAGAAGCGGGATTAACCTTTCTAGCGGATACAGCGGTGCCTTATGTCGAGGCGGTCTTTTTCCGAGGCACTCCGTTTCCCGGTACGATTTCTTACAATGCTCAAGCGCATCAAATTCCCGAGCTTCAACAGCAGTTTAGTTATGGGGCGCTTTATGCGGACCCCTTACCCACAGGCGCAGCGGGAATTCCTCCCACCTTGTTGATGCAAGATATGCGGCACTATCTCCCAGACTATTTGCATGAGGTGTATCGCAATAGTTGCCGGGGAGAAGATGATTTGCGGGTGCAAATTTGCCAAAGTTTTCAGAAATCCATGTTTTGCGTCACCACCGCCGCGATTCAGGGTCTGGCACCTCATCCCTTAGACACGAAGGAACCGGAACAACAGCAAGCTAACCGAGCTTATCTCGAAAATTGGCTCGATCGCTTTGTCACCTCTCGGTTGAGTGAGGTGAACAAACCCACGGAAAGAAGTTGTCAGTTATTTATCGCCCCGGTGGATAAGTAG